A single genomic interval of Nonomuraea rubra harbors:
- a CDS encoding gamma-glutamyl-gamma-aminobutyrate hydrolase family protein, whose protein sequence is MSRPLIGITAYFEAARWGDWVREAVLSPPSYAKAVGRAGGAPVVLPPLAPSAVDDYVRGLKGVVLAGGVELGAETYSGEQDGRVHEPQAHRDRFELALARAAVRADVPILAIARGMHVLNVAQGGTLIPWLPDVLDSDRHAEPDGGHTIQVSVSSKLGKAVGDRVETSAPHHQSVRRLGSGLLAVAWAEDQIVEGIELQGHRFGVGVQWHPERSGDNRLFDAFIEAAR, encoded by the coding sequence ATGTCCCGACCGCTGATCGGTATCACCGCCTACTTCGAAGCAGCCCGCTGGGGCGACTGGGTGCGGGAGGCCGTGCTCTCCCCGCCCTCCTACGCCAAGGCGGTCGGCCGGGCGGGGGGCGCGCCCGTGGTGCTGCCGCCCCTGGCCCCCAGCGCCGTGGACGACTACGTACGCGGGCTGAAGGGCGTCGTCCTGGCGGGCGGCGTCGAGCTGGGGGCCGAGACCTACAGCGGCGAGCAGGACGGCCGGGTCCACGAGCCGCAGGCGCACCGCGACCGGTTCGAGCTGGCCCTGGCCAGGGCGGCCGTGCGCGCCGACGTGCCCATCCTGGCCATCGCCAGGGGCATGCACGTGCTCAACGTCGCCCAGGGCGGCACGCTGATCCCCTGGCTGCCCGACGTGCTCGACAGCGACCGGCACGCCGAGCCCGACGGCGGCCACACGATCCAGGTCAGCGTCTCCAGCAAGCTCGGCAAGGCGGTCGGCGACCGCGTCGAGACCAGCGCCCCGCACCACCAGTCCGTACGCCGCCTCGGCTCCGGCCTGCTGGCCGTGGCCTGGGCCGAGGACCAGATCGTCGAGGGCATCGAGCTGCAGGGACACCGGTTCGGCGTCGGCGTCCAGTGGCACCCGGAAAGGAGCGGCGACAACCGGCTCTTCGATGCGTTCATCGAGGCGGCCCGCTAG
- a CDS encoding sialidase family protein: protein MPSPARRRVIGGLVTATLLLSPSLAVAADTASEEAVPLTELASDAYANSTGQYGTSAGPDTYQWGSTIVTAQQAGRFHDGGASGITFATSADNGATWTKGTLPAITVFGGGPYARVSDPSVAFDAAHGAWLITSLALTDAGGVTGAAVLTSRSTDGGLTWSTPVTTATGGDLDKSWAVCDNGAESAFRGTCYAVFDDHAASNTIKVARSADGGLTWAVTATSAHGLGGQPVVRPDGAVVVPYLSDDGEIRSFRSRDGGASWGESTLVSQVQRHTVAGGLRAAPLPSAEVDAAGTVYVVWQDCRFQVRCAGNDIVLTSSANGTTWGEVLRVTEDGGDHFIPGLGVDRESSGGDSGKGARLALAYYRYPDAACAPAACRLTVAYTSSTNGGASWSPPMELHAGMPLDWLAGSTQGRTVGDYISTSVVPGGGAFPAFAVAGAPAGGAFNVRTHTVTGGLPITGGEPPTIAIEAAVASGEPPAGALATAR from the coding sequence GTGCCATCGCCCGCCCGGCGCCGAGTGATCGGCGGACTCGTCACCGCGACCCTGCTGTTATCCCCGTCCCTCGCCGTAGCGGCGGACACGGCCTCGGAGGAGGCCGTCCCGCTGACCGAGCTGGCCTCCGACGCGTACGCCAACAGCACCGGCCAGTACGGCACCTCGGCCGGGCCCGACACCTACCAGTGGGGCTCGACGATCGTGACCGCCCAGCAGGCGGGCCGCTTCCATGACGGAGGCGCGTCCGGCATCACGTTCGCGACGTCCGCCGACAACGGCGCCACCTGGACGAAGGGCACGCTGCCCGCGATCACGGTGTTCGGCGGCGGCCCGTACGCGCGGGTCAGCGACCCGTCGGTGGCCTTCGACGCCGCGCACGGCGCCTGGCTGATCACCTCGCTCGCGCTCACCGACGCGGGCGGGGTGACCGGGGCGGCGGTGCTGACCAGCCGCTCCACCGACGGCGGCCTGACCTGGAGCACGCCGGTCACCACCGCCACCGGCGGCGACCTGGACAAGAGCTGGGCCGTCTGCGACAACGGCGCGGAGAGCGCGTTCCGCGGCACCTGCTACGCCGTGTTCGACGACCACGCCGCGAGCAACACGATCAAGGTCGCCCGGTCGGCGGACGGCGGCCTGACCTGGGCCGTGACCGCGACCTCCGCCCACGGCCTGGGCGGGCAGCCGGTGGTGCGGCCGGACGGCGCCGTGGTGGTGCCGTACCTGAGCGACGACGGCGAGATCCGCTCCTTCCGCTCCCGCGACGGCGGCGCGAGCTGGGGCGAGAGCACGCTGGTCTCCCAGGTGCAGCGGCACACGGTCGCGGGCGGGCTGCGGGCCGCGCCGCTCCCGTCGGCGGAGGTGGACGCGGCCGGCACCGTGTACGTCGTCTGGCAGGACTGCCGCTTCCAGGTGCGGTGCGCGGGCAACGACATCGTGCTGACCTCGTCGGCCAACGGCACCACGTGGGGCGAGGTGCTCAGGGTCACCGAGGACGGCGGCGACCACTTCATCCCGGGGCTCGGCGTGGACCGCGAGAGCTCGGGCGGCGACTCGGGCAAGGGAGCGCGGCTCGCGCTGGCCTACTACCGCTACCCCGACGCCGCCTGCGCGCCCGCCGCCTGCCGGCTCACGGTCGCCTACACCTCCTCCACGAACGGCGGCGCGAGCTGGTCGCCGCCGATGGAGCTGCACGCGGGCATGCCGCTGGACTGGCTGGCCGGCAGCACGCAGGGCCGCACGGTGGGCGACTACATCTCCACCTCGGTCGTGCCGGGCGGCGGCGCGTTCCCGGCGTTCGCGGTGGCGGGGGCGCCGGCGGGCGGGGCGTTCAACGTACGGACGCACACGGTCACGGGCGGCTTACCGATCACGGGCGGGGAGCCGCCCACGATCGCCATCGAGGCGGCCGTCGCCAGCGGCGAACCCCCGGCGGGAGCCCTCGCGACCGCCCGCTGA
- a CDS encoding globin domain-containing protein, translating to MSLNPRLVKESFSVVEPMADKATAYFYGRLFAENPQLRGMFPPAMDVQRDRLFGALTRIVWSLDSPDSLAAFLGQLGRDHRKYGVIAEHYTAVGNALLATIRRFAADIWNHEIEAAWVSAYTAAANLMIESAESDSGVSPAWWLAEVIDHELRHRDIAVLTLRPTQRLPFTPGQYVNVQTARWPRVWRTFSIANAPRPDNTIRLHVRSVPGGWVSTTLTAHTRVGDTLMLGPPMGTMAPREHSVRDMLCVAGGTGLAPLKAIIESVIASGRRPNIHLLYGARTADELYDLPDLIRMESSFPWLRVLPVVSDQPSYDGMRGSLPEVTRRFHSWAEHDVYVCGPASMVNETVRRLQIDGVPLARIHRDVLHGEH from the coding sequence ATGTCGCTGAATCCGCGTCTGGTCAAGGAGAGTTTCTCCGTCGTCGAGCCCATGGCCGACAAGGCCACGGCCTACTTCTACGGCCGCTTGTTCGCCGAGAATCCACAGTTACGAGGCATGTTCCCGCCCGCCATGGACGTCCAGCGGGACCGGTTGTTCGGGGCGCTGACCCGGATCGTATGGAGCCTGGACAGCCCCGACAGCCTGGCGGCCTTCCTCGGGCAGCTCGGCCGGGACCACCGCAAGTACGGCGTGATCGCGGAGCACTACACGGCCGTGGGCAACGCCCTGCTCGCCACGATCCGCCGGTTCGCGGCCGACATCTGGAACCACGAGATCGAGGCGGCGTGGGTGTCGGCGTACACGGCGGCGGCCAACCTCATGATCGAGTCGGCCGAGTCGGACTCGGGGGTCTCCCCCGCCTGGTGGCTGGCCGAGGTCATCGACCACGAGCTGCGCCACCGGGACATCGCGGTGCTCACCCTGCGGCCGACGCAGCGCCTGCCGTTCACGCCGGGCCAGTACGTCAACGTGCAGACGGCGCGCTGGCCGCGCGTGTGGCGCACGTTCTCCATCGCGAACGCGCCGCGCCCGGACAACACGATCAGGCTGCACGTGCGCTCGGTGCCCGGCGGCTGGGTCTCGACCACGCTGACCGCCCACACGCGCGTCGGCGACACGCTCATGCTGGGCCCGCCGATGGGCACGATGGCGCCGCGCGAGCACAGCGTGCGCGACATGCTGTGCGTGGCCGGCGGCACCGGCCTGGCGCCGCTGAAGGCGATCATCGAGTCCGTCATCGCCTCCGGCCGCCGCCCCAACATCCACCTCCTGTACGGCGCCCGCACGGCCGACGAGCTGTACGACCTGCCGGACCTGATCAGGATGGAGTCGTCGTTCCCCTGGCTGAGGGTGCTGCCGGTGGTGTCGGACCAGCCCTCCTACGACGGCATGCGCGGCAGCCTGCCCGAGGTGACGCGGCGCTTCCACTCGTGGGCCGAGCACGACGTGTACGTGTGCGGCCCGGCCTCCATGGTCAACGAGACCGTACGCCGCCTGCAGATCGACGGCGTGCCGCTGGCGCGGATCCACCGGGACGTCCTGCACGGCGAACACTGA